A single region of the Jatrophihabitans sp. GAS493 genome encodes:
- a CDS encoding response regulator: MTGVLLVEDDESLRRAMSMNLTAREYLVTEAGSVTAGLAAANDEAPDVVVLDLGLPDRDGLDFIREFRRRSAVPIIVLSGRLGSAARVEALDLGADDYLTKPFSMAELLARIRASIRRHGAEEQRSARIGDVTIDLLATTATRDNGDAVHLTPTEWTLLEALLRQPGRLVSRQSLLTATRGPAGQADASYLRIYMAQLRRKLEADPQRPRHLLTESGMGYRYQP; this comes from the coding sequence GTGACCGGCGTGCTGCTCGTCGAGGACGACGAGTCGCTGCGCCGGGCGATGAGCATGAACCTCACCGCGCGGGAGTACCTCGTCACCGAGGCCGGGTCGGTGACGGCCGGACTCGCCGCGGCCAACGACGAGGCGCCGGACGTCGTCGTCCTCGACCTGGGGCTGCCCGACCGCGACGGTCTGGACTTCATCCGGGAGTTTCGGCGGCGCTCCGCGGTGCCGATCATCGTCCTCTCCGGCCGGTTGGGGAGCGCAGCTCGGGTTGAGGCGCTCGACCTCGGGGCCGACGACTACCTGACCAAGCCGTTCAGCATGGCTGAACTGCTGGCGCGCATCCGGGCCAGCATCCGACGCCACGGGGCCGAGGAGCAGCGGTCGGCCCGCATCGGCGACGTCACCATCGACCTGCTGGCGACGACAGCCACCCGCGACAACGGTGATGCGGTGCATCTCACGCCGACAGAGTGGACGCTGTTGGAGGCCCTGCTGCGTCAGCCCGGACGCCTGGTGAGCCGGCAGTCGCTGCTCACCGCGACCCGCGGGCCGGCCGGGCAGGCCGATGCCAGCTACCTGCGCATCTACATGGCCCAACTGCGTCGCAAGCTGGAAGCCGACCCGCAGCGTCCGCGTCATCTACTCACCGAATCGGGAATGGGGTACCGGTACCAGCCTTAG
- a CDS encoding ATP-binding protein translates to MSSPSRSGQSPVSADPVDAVGSVDPVGFATRRHAGRALLAALMLLSLTVVLILLRKQVSLPSDVTLYLLVVVVTSLIGGFWTAIGSAVAAVLLLNYYFTPPLHTLTVADAQGVVDLVVFVVVAILVSRVVYLAAHRSTLVSRVEHRAATLSMYDQQRTALLNAVGHDLRAPLARAKAAVSSLQASDVQWSDDDRLELLASADLALDQLTDLVTNLLDLSRLQVGAVSVLAGPVGLDDVVSGALAHVATGRTVELSIPDDLPAVQADAALLERVVANLLQNALRYAPTQRPPQVTGEQRGEHVRLSIIDHGPGLPRDSHESIFAPFQRTDDAPVDGAGVGLGLAIARGFTEAMGGRVDVEETPGGGATFVVTLSRAHESLGDDPAAERSHGEPA, encoded by the coding sequence ATGAGCTCGCCATCCCGCTCCGGCCAATCGCCGGTCTCGGCTGACCCGGTTGACGCGGTTGGCTCGGTCGACCCGGTTGGCTTTGCCACCCGCCGCCACGCCGGGCGGGCGCTGCTCGCGGCGCTGATGCTCCTCAGCCTGACCGTGGTGCTGATTTTGCTGCGCAAGCAGGTGAGCCTGCCGAGCGACGTCACGCTCTACCTGCTCGTCGTGGTCGTGACCAGCCTGATCGGTGGATTCTGGACGGCGATCGGCAGCGCCGTTGCGGCTGTGCTGCTACTGAACTACTACTTCACCCCGCCGCTGCACACGCTGACCGTGGCTGACGCCCAGGGGGTCGTCGACCTCGTGGTCTTCGTGGTCGTTGCGATCCTGGTGTCGCGCGTCGTCTACCTGGCCGCGCACCGCTCGACGCTCGTCTCCCGGGTCGAGCACCGGGCCGCCACCCTCTCGATGTACGACCAGCAGCGCACGGCCCTGCTGAACGCCGTCGGCCACGATCTGCGCGCGCCGCTGGCCCGGGCCAAGGCGGCGGTGTCGAGCCTGCAGGCCAGCGACGTGCAGTGGAGCGACGACGATCGCCTGGAACTGCTGGCCTCAGCCGACCTGGCCCTGGATCAGCTCACCGATCTGGTGACGAACCTGCTCGACCTCTCGCGGCTGCAGGTCGGTGCCGTCTCGGTGCTGGCCGGCCCGGTCGGGCTCGACGACGTGGTCTCCGGCGCGCTGGCCCACGTCGCGACCGGCCGCACCGTCGAGCTGAGCATCCCCGACGATCTTCCCGCGGTGCAGGCCGACGCCGCACTGCTGGAGCGGGTCGTGGCGAACCTGCTGCAGAACGCGCTTCGCTACGCCCCGACCCAGCGGCCGCCGCAGGTGACCGGCGAACAGCGGGGCGAGCACGTCCGGCTGAGCATCATCGACCACGGCCCCGGGTTGCCGCGCGATTCGCACGAGTCGATCTTCGCGCCGTTCCAGCGCACCGACGACGCCCCGGTCGACGGAGCCGGCGTGGGGCTCGGGCTGGCGATCGCCCGCGGCTTCACCGAGGCGATGGGGGGCCGCGTCGACGTGGAGGAGACGCCCGGCGGCGGCGCCACGTTCGTCGTGACGCTGAGCCGCGCGCACGAAAGCCTCGGCGACGACCCGGCGGCGGAACGAAGCCACGGGGAGCCGGCGTGA
- a CDS encoding asparaginase — translation MIRLSSGVPLVEVERSGVVESVHTGHLVVLAPDGSVRAAFGDPTQPFFPRSANKPMQAAGLQRLGLELTTPHRALSSASHSGEAKHVEQVEQILGLGGLTPDDLGCPPDWPLGEAAHDEWLISGGGPTRIRMNCSGKHSAMLLTCQQHGWPLEGYLDPAHPLQVALAETVAELAGEPIAGVGVDGCGAPVFALSLVAVARAFARIATAASDSPEYRVAEAIRSRPDLIAGTGRSATRLMEGIPALIAKDGAEAIFAAALPDGTAIALKIDDGAPRAADRAVVTALRLAGVEAAVLDELERVPLLGGGLPVGEIRAIALR, via the coding sequence ATGATCCGTCTCTCATCCGGCGTCCCCCTGGTCGAGGTCGAACGCTCCGGAGTCGTCGAGTCCGTCCACACCGGGCACCTGGTCGTCCTGGCGCCGGACGGATCGGTGCGAGCAGCCTTCGGCGATCCGACCCAGCCGTTCTTCCCCCGGTCGGCCAACAAACCGATGCAGGCGGCCGGGCTACAGCGATTGGGGCTGGAGCTGACGACGCCGCATCGGGCCCTGAGCAGCGCGTCTCACTCGGGCGAGGCCAAGCACGTCGAACAGGTGGAGCAGATACTGGGTCTCGGCGGCCTCACCCCCGACGACCTCGGCTGCCCGCCGGACTGGCCGCTCGGCGAGGCGGCGCACGACGAGTGGCTGATCAGTGGGGGCGGCCCGACCCGCATCCGGATGAATTGTTCAGGAAAACACAGTGCAATGTTGCTGACCTGCCAGCAGCACGGCTGGCCGCTGGAGGGGTACCTCGACCCGGCCCATCCGCTGCAGGTCGCCCTGGCCGAGACCGTTGCCGAGTTGGCCGGTGAGCCGATCGCCGGCGTCGGGGTCGACGGCTGCGGGGCGCCCGTCTTCGCGTTGAGTCTGGTCGCGGTCGCCCGCGCCTTCGCTCGGATCGCCACCGCCGCGAGCGACTCGCCCGAGTACCGCGTCGCCGAGGCGATTCGCAGCCGACCGGACCTGATCGCCGGCACCGGCCGGTCGGCGACCCGGCTGATGGAAGGCATCCCGGCGCTGATCGCCAAGGACGGTGCCGAGGCGATCTTCGCAGCGGCACTGCCGGACGGCACGGCGATCGCACTGAAGATCGACGACGGCGCACCACGGGCCGCTGATCGCGCCGTGGTGACGGCACTACGGCTGGCCGGAGTGGAGGCGGCCGTACTGGACGAGCTGGAGCGCGTCCCGCTACTCGGCGGCGGCCTGCCGGTCGGTGAGATTCGGGCGATCGCCCTGCGCTGA
- a CDS encoding prephenate dehydrogenase/arogenate dehydrogenase family protein → MSSYTPARSADDSTSRATPRFSRFAVLGLGLIGGSMLRAAGGGGVNVVGFDPDETNAEAARMAGFEVAANEAEAVRDADLVLLAMPLTQMPEALAAIAPAIAADAVVTDVGTLKAPVHELVRKFLPDSHFVGGHPLAGTEESGFAAADPLLFRSAPWALTLEFDTEIETWLRLAELICDLGAKPVPTTVAAHDAAIARVIGLPHVLAEALALTGLAGGPLGLSLAAGSYMSGSRVARTRPELVATWCDGNPSLVTALDDAIAHLTAARETLANDGSVLELAIAGHDARIDWEHREFEPVELRDSIADLLEHGRLGGWITAILPNEPHGVRLLGMRPRK, encoded by the coding sequence ATGAGCTCGTACACCCCTGCGCGTAGCGCCGACGATTCGACGTCCCGCGCGACGCCTCGATTCAGCCGGTTCGCCGTGCTCGGTCTGGGCTTGATCGGCGGCTCGATGCTGCGGGCCGCCGGCGGCGGCGGGGTGAACGTGGTCGGGTTCGACCCCGACGAGACCAACGCCGAAGCCGCCCGGATGGCCGGTTTCGAGGTCGCCGCCAATGAGGCCGAAGCGGTCCGCGACGCCGACCTGGTGCTGCTGGCGATGCCGCTGACGCAGATGCCGGAGGCGCTCGCCGCGATCGCCCCGGCCATCGCGGCGGATGCTGTGGTCACCGACGTCGGCACCCTGAAGGCGCCCGTCCACGAGCTGGTCCGCAAGTTCCTCCCCGACTCACACTTCGTCGGCGGCCACCCACTGGCCGGAACCGAGGAGAGCGGCTTCGCGGCCGCCGACCCGCTGCTCTTCCGCAGCGCCCCCTGGGCCCTGACGCTGGAGTTCGACACCGAGATCGAGACGTGGCTGCGGCTGGCCGAACTCATCTGCGATCTCGGCGCCAAGCCGGTACCCACCACCGTCGCCGCCCATGACGCCGCGATCGCCCGGGTTATCGGACTGCCGCATGTGCTGGCCGAGGCACTGGCCCTCACCGGGCTCGCCGGCGGCCCGCTCGGCCTTAGTTTGGCGGCCGGTTCCTACATGTCCGGCTCCCGGGTGGCCCGCACCCGCCCGGAGCTGGTCGCGACCTGGTGCGACGGCAACCCGTCGTTGGTGACCGCCCTGGACGACGCCATCGCTCACCTCACCGCGGCCCGCGAGACCCTGGCCAACGACGGGTCGGTGTTGGAGCTGGCGATCGCCGGCCACGACGCCCGCATCGACTGGGAGCACCGCGAGTTCGAGCCGGTGGAGCTGCGCGACTCGATCGCCGACCTCCTCGAGCACGGACGCCTCGGCGGCTGGATCACCGCGATACTGCCCAACGAGCCGCACGGTGTGCGCCTGCTCGGGATGCGTCCGCGCAAGTGA
- a CDS encoding tRNA adenosine deaminase-associated protein, producing MPGTGFAVAAYRDGGQWQCSMLPPTVLDDLGVLIAALRSQPAEGGPFVVASVDDEFFLIARSDGVRISLLLSDMTASVEYPLAAQVLERLGEDPPEDDELDEVWPIGDLDLFSDLKLQEEELEQILEDPDAYPDEMLEAIVEAIGLEDEYAAATRSVRH from the coding sequence ATGCCTGGAACCGGATTCGCTGTCGCGGCCTACCGCGACGGCGGGCAGTGGCAGTGCTCCATGCTGCCGCCGACAGTGCTCGACGATCTTGGTGTGTTGATTGCTGCGCTGCGCTCCCAGCCGGCCGAGGGTGGCCCGTTCGTGGTGGCCAGCGTGGACGACGAGTTCTTTCTGATCGCGCGGTCGGATGGTGTGCGGATCTCGTTGCTGCTCAGCGACATGACGGCCTCGGTGGAGTACCCGCTGGCCGCCCAGGTTCTGGAGCGTCTCGGCGAGGACCCGCCGGAGGATGATGAGCTCGACGAGGTGTGGCCGATCGGCGACCTGGATCTCTTCTCCGACCTGAAGCTGCAGGAAGAGGAGCTCGAGCAGATCCTGGAAGATCCGGATGCCTACCCGGACGAGATGCTGGAGGCGATCGTCGAGGCCATCGGCCTCGAGGACGAGTACGCCGCGGCGACTCGCTCCGTGCGCCACTGA